A portion of the Candidatus Acidiferrales bacterium genome contains these proteins:
- a CDS encoding citryl-CoA lyase, whose translation MSEQHHWKTGMSHVEPNKILIRGYPVQQVMGKLSFAGAVYLLWTGNVPTAEVEKLLNAMMIGSMDHGASPPSVLAGRTVASTGAPLNAAIAAGVLAFNKYHGAAVGDSMAMIRAVVERHEKTGKSLDEVAGEYLEELKARNERAPGLGHRFHTEDPRTKTLFALARQCPIQEIYIEAMEALRRALEKQVKRPMPINIDGTMAACLCEIGFPVELGNPLFIISRVVGVTIQAWEEQQREKPMRQIHPGDFEYDGPPERNLP comes from the coding sequence CAGGTGATGGGAAAACTGAGCTTTGCCGGCGCGGTATATCTTCTCTGGACGGGGAACGTGCCCACGGCCGAGGTGGAAAAGCTTTTGAACGCGATGATGATCGGTTCGATGGACCACGGCGCTTCGCCGCCCTCGGTGCTTGCCGGACGCACGGTGGCTTCGACCGGCGCGCCGCTCAACGCCGCCATCGCCGCCGGCGTGCTTGCCTTCAACAAGTATCACGGCGCGGCGGTGGGCGATTCGATGGCCATGATCCGCGCGGTGGTCGAGCGCCACGAGAAGACGGGGAAATCGCTCGATGAGGTCGCCGGCGAATACCTGGAGGAACTCAAAGCCCGCAACGAGCGCGCCCCCGGCCTCGGCCACCGCTTCCACACGGAAGATCCGCGCACGAAAACACTTTTTGCGCTGGCTCGCCAGTGTCCCATCCAGGAAATTTATATCGAGGCGATGGAAGCGCTCCGGCGGGCGCTCGAAAAGCAAGTGAAGCGGCCTATGCCGATCAACATTGACGGCACCATGGCCGCTTGCCTGTGCGAGATTGGATTTCCGGTTGAGCTGGGCAATCCGCTTTTTATCATCTCGCGCGTCGTTGGCGTCACCATTCAAGCCTGGGAAGAACAGCAGCGGGAAAAGCCTATGCGCCAGATCCACCCCGGGGATTTTGAATACGACGGCCCACCGGAAAGAAACCTGCCGTAG
- a CDS encoding 3-isopropylmalate dehydratase — protein MNWLFADNINTDLITPGRYNITTDVNELAKVAFIEYRPDFCKNAKAGDFILAGENFGCGSSRETAAMALRARGITAVVAKSFARIFYRNSINLGLMLVIADTTGIEENDQLELDIKGQVIRNKTKGTTISGSIPGMMVRLYEEGGIIPYLKKHGLDALKDLEKF, from the coding sequence ATGAACTGGCTTTTCGCTGACAACATCAACACGGACTTGATTACCCCGGGGCGCTACAACATCACGACCGATGTGAACGAGCTGGCCAAGGTCGCCTTCATCGAGTACCGGCCTGACTTCTGCAAGAACGCCAAGGCGGGAGATTTCATCTTGGCGGGAGAGAACTTCGGCTGCGGCAGCTCGCGCGAAACCGCCGCCATGGCTCTGCGCGCCCGCGGCATCACCGCCGTTGTCGCCAAATCGTTTGCCCGGATTTTTTACCGCAACTCGATCAACCTGGGCTTGATGCTGGTCATCGCCGATACAACCGGTATCGAGGAAAACGACCAGCTCGAACTTGACATCAAAGGCCAGGTCATCCGCAATAAAACCAAAGGAACAACGATCAGTGGCAGCATTCCCGGCATGATGGTCCGGCTCTACGAAGAAGGCGGGATCATCCCCTACCTCAAAAAGCACGGCTTGGATGCGTTGAAAGACCTGGAGAAGTTCTAG